The following are from one region of the bacterium genome:
- the rsmG gene encoding 16S rRNA (guanine(527)-N(7))-methyltransferase RsmG, with protein MDPGPELDIMHQGLAELALTCTAGQEACFKRYLEMLYRYRNKVHLISHADYHRIALKHFLPSLLALPDLAGKRSFADIGAGAGFPSIPLKIMIPEIQCTMFESVGKKAQFLKNLVGELKLPNIEVVNDRAERQAHRSFDVVLARAAGTVSFLVKTAASMIGHDGLIVLFKSPDIDDELKRARATVLDKNCVLTSDRVYTPVEHAPMNLVRVRACRV; from the coding sequence ATGGATCCCGGGCCGGAACTGGATATCATGCATCAAGGTCTCGCCGAGCTGGCGCTGACCTGCACGGCCGGGCAAGAGGCATGCTTTAAGCGCTACCTCGAAATGTTGTACCGGTACCGCAACAAGGTACACCTGATATCCCATGCTGATTATCACCGGATCGCGTTGAAGCATTTTTTGCCATCGCTGCTCGCGCTGCCTGACCTGGCGGGCAAGCGTTCGTTCGCGGATATCGGCGCGGGCGCGGGTTTCCCGTCGATCCCGCTCAAGATCATGATCCCCGAGATCCAATGTACGATGTTCGAATCGGTCGGAAAAAAAGCGCAATTTTTAAAAAATTTGGTCGGCGAGCTTAAATTGCCGAATATTGAGGTCGTCAATGATCGAGCCGAGAGGCAAGCGCACCGTTCATTCGACGTCGTTCTGGCTCGGGCCGCCGGCACCGTGTCCTTCCTGGTGAAGACCGCCGCCTCCATGATCGGCCATGACGGTCTGATCGTCCTTTTCAAATCCCCCGATATCGACGATGAATTGAAGCGCGCTCGCGCGACCGTCCTTGATAAAAATTGCGTTTTGACCTCAGACCGCGTTTACACGCCGGTCGAGCACGCGCCCATGAACCTGGTGCGCGTCCGGGCATGCCGCGTCTGA
- the mazG gene encoding nucleoside triphosphate pyrophosphohydrolase translates to MMTPRKLEKSLSFTELIKLVRTLRRKCPWDRRQTLRSLKNNVIEEAYELVDAIEARQAPMIQEEIGDILLLGVFLAVVFEQERKIPFEKLVAATVRKYRQKHPHVFRGQKLRTPDAVLKFWQSSKKDIHRGIAKTLPALLAARIIQERAAKIGFDWNSRRGPMKKINEELREIQSARSAPRVFEESGDLLFSCVNLCRHLGVDPEDALRHANKKFVKRFRIMKTTIEKNGKKLQDVQLKEMDRVWNIIKS, encoded by the coding sequence ATGATGACGCCGCGGAAGCTGGAGAAGAGCCTGTCATTTACTGAACTCATTAAACTCGTGCGGACACTGCGCCGGAAGTGTCCGTGGGACCGCCGTCAGACCCTGCGTAGCCTAAAAAACAACGTGATCGAAGAAGCTTATGAACTGGTCGACGCGATCGAGGCCCGGCAGGCCCCCATGATCCAGGAGGAGATCGGCGACATCCTCCTGCTCGGGGTATTCCTGGCTGTCGTGTTCGAACAAGAAAGGAAGATACCTTTTGAAAAGCTCGTGGCGGCAACGGTCCGTAAATACCGGCAGAAACACCCACACGTTTTCCGCGGTCAAAAACTCCGAACCCCGGACGCGGTGCTGAAGTTCTGGCAGAGCAGTAAGAAGGATATCCACCGCGGGATCGCGAAGACCCTTCCCGCCCTGCTGGCGGCCCGGATCATCCAGGAACGCGCGGCCAAGATCGGATTTGACTGGAACTCGCGCCGGGGACCCATGAAAAAGATCAACGAAGAGCTGCGCGAGATCCAGAGCGCCAGGAGCGCGCCCCGGGTCTTTGAGGAGTCCGGGGACCTGCTTTTTTCCTGCGTCAATCTCTGCCGTCACCTTGGTGTTGATCCCGAGGATGCATTGCGCCACGCCAATAAAAAATTCGTAAAGCGTTTCCGGATCATGAAAACAACCATCGAAAAAAACGGCAAAAAGCTTCAGGACGTACAGCTTAAAGAGATGGACCGGGTATGGAACATCATTAAGTCCTGA
- the ricT gene encoding regulatory iron-sulfur-containing complex subunit RicT has product MIYQVEITPFRLELVKWDVNCRSGERVIFKSKEGIDTGRVVRFLPCLTEEETCYGEIIRSATAEDAEKSEELREYEEFCMIELKRAIQEFSIFMKPVYTHCQFDEERLVFYFTAEKKVEFRKLHRFISQKLNKRVVIKQIGSRDFTRIFGGVGVCGRNLCCATFLADLKSISLRMAREQKLYVSPSKLSGICGKLLCCLNFEEDFYTDFQNEKTMKSTADDDAAEAGEEPVIY; this is encoded by the coding sequence GTGATCTACCAGGTTGAAATAACTCCATTCCGGCTTGAACTCGTAAAATGGGATGTTAATTGCCGATCCGGCGAACGGGTCATCTTCAAAAGCAAGGAAGGGATCGATACCGGACGGGTCGTCAGATTCCTGCCGTGCCTGACCGAGGAAGAGACCTGTTACGGCGAGATCATCAGGAGCGCCACGGCCGAGGACGCGGAAAAGAGCGAGGAACTGAGGGAATACGAAGAGTTCTGCATGATCGAGCTCAAGCGGGCGATCCAGGAGTTCAGTATCTTCATGAAACCGGTGTATACCCATTGCCAGTTCGATGAAGAACGCCTGGTGTTCTACTTCACGGCTGAGAAAAAGGTGGAATTCCGAAAGCTCCACCGTTTCATATCACAAAAGTTAAACAAGCGGGTGGTCATAAAACAGATCGGCTCGCGCGATTTCACCAGGATCTTCGGCGGCGTCGGCGTCTGCGGCCGGAATCTCTGCTGCGCGACTTTTCTCGCTGATCTCAAATCGATCTCCCTGCGCATGGCGCGGGAACAAAAGCTGTATGTATCACCAAGCAAGCTTTCCGGCATCTGCGGCAAACTGCTCTGCTGTTTGAATTTTGAAGAGGATTTCTACACTGATTTTCAGAACGAAAAAACCATGAAAAGCACAGCGGATGATGACGCCGCGGAAGCTGGAGAAGAGCCTGTCATTTACTGA
- a CDS encoding septum formation initiator family protein — MRWLLVLAIIIIPMIYFSRRAVRFISALNEEHRLQKNILVIRAENQATQQRIDDYRKGVLLETKARDELGMIKKGEKVYLIKR, encoded by the coding sequence ATGCGATGGCTTTTGGTGCTCGCGATCATCATCATACCCATGATCTATTTTTCCCGGCGAGCGGTCCGTTTCATTTCCGCCCTGAACGAAGAACACCGGTTGCAGAAGAACATCCTCGTGATCCGTGCCGAGAACCAGGCGACGCAGCAGCGTATTGATGATTACCGCAAGGGCGTACTGCTGGAGACAAAAGCGCGGGATGAACTGGGCATGATCAAAAAAGGGGAGAAGGTATACCTCATAAAACGGTAA